In the genome of Anabaena cylindrica PCC 7122, the window CTCAACAGCAAAAAAATATAATAACAGAGATAAATCGGTAACACAGACAAATACTATGGTAAATTGGCTCAAATTACTAATATCATCTGTTCAGTATAAACCCAGGTTCGGTTAAGATTGAGTCCTGAATTTAAGATATATTGTGATACTGAGTATGAAAAGCCAAATTATTGCCACAACAGCATTTTTGTTGACTATAAGCTTGCCAATAACCGCGCAAGCATCTAATTATGAACAGATAAAACAGTTATTAGCCACTAAACAATGTCAAAACTGTAATCTTCGCAATGCTGGCTTAGTGATGGCTGACCTATCGGGAGCTAATTTAAGCGGTGCAAATCTCGCCGGTGCAAACCTCAGCCGCGCTAACTTAAGTGGTGCTGATTTGCGAGGTGCAAACTTGACTGGTGCTAGTTTATTTGGTGTGAATTTAAGTGATGCTAAACTCAGTGGAGCAAATCTCACGGGTGCGGACTTGAGAAACACCTATTTAACAAATGTAGAACTGACTGATGCTAACCTGAATGCGACTAACTTTCAGGGGGCAGTCGGTATACCTTTAGAAATTGCCAAACCAGAAGAATTTTATGCATGGGGTGTAGCAGCAGCTGAGAAAGGCAACCTTAAACCAGCTATTGATTATTTTAGTCAAGCGATCGCACTGAAACCAGACTACGCAGGTGCATATTTATCCCGTGGTGTAGCTAGTTATCAAAGCTTAGACCGAAAAAGCGCTTTAGAAGATGCTCAAATGGCAGCAAAACTGTTTGAAGAACAAAAAAATGCTGAGGGAATATTAACAGCACAAGCTTTTATTCTAGAAGTGAAAACACCTTATACAGAAAACGTCAAACCTAGTAAACCCAGTTTTATGGATTTTGTTGGTAGTCTAGGTTCAGTATTACTACAATTTTTGCCTTTTTAGGGGTGTAGGGGTGTAAGGGTATAGGGAAATAAAAGAATGTCAGATATGGCTTACACCACGCTACGCGAACAGGATAAAAACTGGGATTCTATCACCCATTACCCATTACCCATTACCAGCCATAAAATCTTGAGTACATTTTAAAAAATTCTCGACAATAGGCGTTAATCTGTGTTGCTGCCAGATGATAGCAGTTTCTATTAAAGGTGCTTTTTCTAAAATCGGACGATAAACTACGCCAGATCTTTGGAGGTTCTGTAAAGAAGATGGTGTGATTGCCGCACCCATTCCGGCCGATACTAAACCAATAATTGTTTGCATTTGAACTGCTTCCTGAGTAATGTTAGGGCTGAAATTTGCCTGGTGAAAAAGGCTCATGATGCGATCGTAAAGTCCTGGTGCTAAATAGCGAGGAAACATAATTAAAGGTTCATTGAGAAGCGATCGCACTGAGATATAATCTTTTTGAGCCAGTGAATGAGTTGACGACAAGGCCACAACTAAAGTCTCCTTGTGAATACACTCATAAGATAATGTGTCATCTTCCAAAGGAGGATGAGCAAAACCTACATTAATCAAGGAATCTCTCAGTGCTTGCTCTTGTTGGCTTGTAGTTAATTCCAGTAATTCTATTTCTACTGCCAGAAATTGCTCGCGAAATTTTCGCAAGATCAAGGGTAATAAGTCGTAAATTACCAAACTAGTAAATCCTATTCGCAGTTTACCTGTTTCACCTCTTCCGGTTCTTTGAGTTAATGCTACTGCGGTTTTTAGTTGCTCTAGTAGTTGATAAGCTTCTTGTAAAAACACCTTTCCAGCTTCTGTTAGCTGTACTTGTCGCTTAGTTTTGCGATCAAAAAGTTTTACTCCTAATTCTGCCTCTAACTGCTGGATTTGTTGACTAAGAGGAGGTTGAGCTATGTGCAGTTTTTCTGCGGCTTTACTGAAATGTAATTCCTCAGCTACAGCGATAAAGTAGCGCAGGTGTCGTAGTTCCATATTTATGATACTTTATAAGTTTCAATTTCTAATAAATATATATTGGACATCTCAAAAAAGTATACATATCATACTCGTACAGAGATTTAATTAAGGTAAGAGCAATGAGTGAAAAAACAATGCCAGAAAATTTAAGAAGTAAAGTTGTTACTCAAGGTGTGCAGCGATCGCCAAATCGGGCTATGCTGCGAGCAGTTGGTTTCAAAGATGAAGATTTTAACAAAGCCATTGTTGGGATTGCTAATGGTTACAGCACCATCACTCCCTGTAATATGGGGATTAATCAACTGGCACAAAGGGCAGAAATAAGCGTTAAAGATGCCGGTGCAATGCCCCAAGTCTTCGGTACTATTACCATTAGTGATGGCATTTCCATGGGAACTGAAGGGATGAAATATTCCCTTGTATCGCGGGAAGTAATCGCTGATTCCATTGAAACTGCCTGTACAGGACAAAGTATGGATGGTGTCCTGGCTATTGGTGGTTGTGATAAAAATATGCCAGGGGCAATGTTAGCGATCGCA includes:
- a CDS encoding pentapeptide repeat-containing protein: MKSQIIATTAFLLTISLPITAQASNYEQIKQLLATKQCQNCNLRNAGLVMADLSGANLSGANLAGANLSRANLSGADLRGANLTGASLFGVNLSDAKLSGANLTGADLRNTYLTNVELTDANLNATNFQGAVGIPLEIAKPEEFYAWGVAAAEKGNLKPAIDYFSQAIALKPDYAGAYLSRGVASYQSLDRKSALEDAQMAAKLFEEQKNAEGILTAQAFILEVKTPYTENVKPSKPSFMDFVGSLGSVLLQFLPF
- a CDS encoding LysR family transcriptional regulator; translated protein: MELRHLRYFIAVAEELHFSKAAEKLHIAQPPLSQQIQQLEAELGVKLFDRKTKRQVQLTEAGKVFLQEAYQLLEQLKTAVALTQRTGRGETGKLRIGFTSLVIYDLLPLILRKFREQFLAVEIELLELTTSQQEQALRDSLINVGFAHPPLEDDTLSYECIHKETLVVALSSTHSLAQKDYISVRSLLNEPLIMFPRYLAPGLYDRIMSLFHQANFSPNITQEAVQMQTIIGLVSAGMGAAITPSSLQNLQRSGVVYRPILEKAPLIETAIIWQQHRLTPIVENFLKCTQDFMAGNG